From the Hevea brasiliensis isolate MT/VB/25A 57/8 chromosome 13, ASM3005281v1, whole genome shotgun sequence genome, the window caaataaatttccttttttattattataatataaaataatcaaatttttttttcGTTCTATTAGTCCCCTTGTTTCTtacttttatataaattatagataaattataaattatagataTGATAGATAGTCAAACaaatagataataataataataataataataggaagTTTTGTTATAAAaactttaatatatttattttataataaagtaATATGATTTTTTAGTAACTTCTTTCTAAATAATttacttttaaaatattttcaatgaaaattagaaataatattttttttataaataatagaatCTTTTGAataatggataaaaataaaaatacgttaaaattattaaaatttttagttaaataaaatttaataatttataatcatATATCtctttcttttaaaataaattatagttATGATATCATTTTAGTAAAATATATGTgaagatataatttttttttaatattatattttttgtaaataaaataatattttgttcttttatttttaaaagttacctatctttcaaattttcttttatattttagttcttattttataatatatatatatatatatatatatatatatatatatatatatatatatagttttattGAGATTAAGATCTATTAGTATGTAATCTTATTATacatactatttttttttattttattcttcttaaggatttatattttattattgaaaatttacaaaaatatattgtataatttaattttattgtctaattaaaataaaataaaataaaataaatcatatacTGTCATAATACTAAATTATCATTTGCATTTTGATATTCTCATTATTTCCTTTTCCCACTTTTATATATACTATAAACTATAGataaatattacaattattttaaccataatatataaatattaaatttaattattaaaattaaaatgttaattttaatattaattttataaataatagtgTTTATTGAtttaataagattttatttttataaatatttatttgttatAATTCATCTATTTCCTAATATAATATTACCAtactatattaatttttaatagtaaTTAAATTTAATCTGTCATTGTTATGACACCAAATTACAATATTTAcccttaattaaagttaatttgtaatttttttaattttttatgtgtTCAGTTTGTTAGTACTAAACAAACTTGTTTTTCTGCaaatttaacaaaaaattatgtcataaaaaataaaaaataaaaaagaaatcaaataaatattcaaGGCTATTAAAGTTTGTGAAAttgtaaatttaataaaaatcagtttatatattaattttattattttctaaatttatttgaggcgattaatttttttattaaccaataataaatttatgcttataaaaTAACATACAgtataacaaataaaaaaaaacaaaatgacTGATTATTCTTATTATTCGCACTTATATATGCTTTATATATGTAATAACTATCACAAACATTCATCTATTTATGTTCACAATACAAtctcaatttttattttataatattctcccatttaaaaaaaatataaatggcAAATAACTCTAAATTATAATTTGCATCATGCATGCAAAAATCACTAATACCTCCTTAACCTGTTCATTATTCTCTCCCAAAAACACCCTTCCATAACCActttttctaattaaaaattaaaagcaaaggggagcaaaattataatttagtttaaCTAACttttccttcctttttttttatttataaattatattttcttattaattCTTAAAATGGATTTTTTTTAAACAATAAACAGCacgattttttttaaataataaattcttattttgattaattttgccattaaaattttattaagaagttaagtataagtaagataaattaaaaatttcaaaatttatgtaaactctaaaattaaaatttaaataataaaaaatataattataaataatagaaATTATAAAGGGTGTTGTGTGAAATCTAATGTCctccttcatatatatatatatatatatatatatatattataaatgaattgtattttttattttttcacttattgatttcttattttagttaattatttattttaaaattttatatttaattaaatttaaaaataaataaaattaaaaattttatatttatataaattttaaaattaaaactttaaaattaatttaaataataaaaatataatttaattacttaaaaaataaaagacattttTAGTAAAGTGAATGTTATCCTTttcacatatttatatataatattgattaataataatttttattagtttattattatttattttattttaattaattaatttttttataaaattttactttaattaaaattaactataattaaaattaaaaatttaactttACACAAACTTTAAATAATTCGAAAAAGGAAGGGCATTTTAGGCAATCTCTATGTTCTcctccttcccctcttgcataagCATTGTAGAATTATAGAATTGATATAAATTATTGGATCGAGAGATTAATAAAGGCGATTGAAATCGAGAAAGTACCGTCACAGAGGTCATATAgcagaggagaagaagaagaaggaggagaAGATGAAGATTTTGGTTAAAACTCTGAAGGGCACTACCTTCGACCTCGAAGTGAAACCCGAAGACACCGTATGCTTCTTTCATCAGTTTTACTATTCTCTGTTTGCGTTATTGTATGATTATTGTTCAATAGGGTTTTACTCTTTCGTAATTGCTTTTCCTTCCTTAATTTTGCAATTCAATTGGGAATGATTGGAATTGAATTAAGATTCGTCAATGTTTGCTATAATTACCATGGCCATACGTTTTGGGTTCTTATTTTGCTTGTTGAAAGGGTGTTTAATTAATTAGTCAGTTGCTTAGTGAATTCGTCTCTATTAGGATATTTAGGGAAATCGGGGCTGAATTAGCGTTGTGGAGTGTTTATGGTTTTGTGAGTTTATACTCGTGTAGTTGAAATTTGAACTTTGGAAAACTTTGGAATATTGGACGCATCATCTGTTCCTTGGTCTTTAAGACTTCCGGAGTATGAATTACTGATTAGATTCAAATTGCCTGGCAGTAAATACGTGGAAAATTTAATTATACGTTATTAGGGACTATGTCACAATGGGAGCAAAGAATGCTGTGATAAACTCTTGTGATACTTAGTGGTGTGTGTTATCTACATATCTGTACATTGGTGGAATTGTAGTGTTTGTAACTAAAGTAAGGAAAAGAGAAAGCgacaacattaaaacctaataacTTTGTTTGCTTCAAAGCTGCTGTTGTTTCTATGAACCCAAGTTGCTTAGTATGCATTTTGTCCTTGTGACTAAATATTAGGAAATTATTAGGGTACAGCAGTTCACAGGAGTTTGTTTCAATTAACGTTGTTTGGTCATTGTTGGTACAATATCTCATTGTTGTTGcctatttttcatttattactgTTTGCTATAGAGTCTCCCTCCCATATGCTATATATTGGTCATAAATGTGTTATAGCTGATATTTCTTGCCTATTATTCAGTTTAATTTATTACAACAGTTAACATACGTAGCTATTTTATCTAGATTGCTGATGTCAAAAAGAATATAGAAACTACTCAAGGGGCAGATGTTTATGCCGCTGGACAACAGATGCTTATTTATCAAGGGAAAGTCCTTAAAGATAACACAACAATCGATGAAAACAAGGTTGCTGAAAATAGTTTTGTTGTGATCATGTTAACAAAGGTGGGATCTGCTTTTAAGTTCTGGAAAGTTATTTTACTTTTATCTTTtagatttctttattttattatccAATATGCACTATATTTTTTGATTTGGTATAAGCAATGGTGCTGGACTTGATATAATGATACTTGGTAGTGGTGTGATTTTTGGGCCAAGTCTTTCTTATGGTTATAATTTGATTTTAGATAATTAGACTGAAGTAGCTCTGTATCTTCGACTAGCCCATTTTCTAGTATTTATGTGCTATAATGCTACATAGTATGTGAAGTTACCATCTTATTACATCCATTTGCAATCTGTATGAAAACTTATTTCATGTAGGGGTTTTTGGCTTCTACTCTTTCTatcaattctctctctctctctctctctctctctctctctctctctctctctctctctctatatatatatatatatatatatatatatatatacatgcgcGTTCGCACACACATGTTGTCAATCTTATTCTTTTTAGTTATACACAGTTACACACATAGGGAAAAATGTATCTGAGATTGGTCATTGTAAATTGTAATTGTACTGGTTTCTTTGGTTTTAATCTGCATGCTATGGAAATGCCAGAATAAGAGCTCAGCTGGGGAGGCCTCAACTGCATCCACTGCTTCTACAACTAAGGTAACAAGGCTAGTTGTTTTTTATGCTTTTGTAACTCAGCACTAAAGGgtattttatcgtaaaattattgCTATGAACAGTTCTTGGTGCTACTTTTTTTATATAGATCTTCGTTTGTATGCTCATAGCATTGATCTTGTTGGAATATTTCACTAATGTAGGTTAGAATGTAAATCTTACATTCCTATTTCTTTGTGGTTTTTCTGTACATAACAGTATGACTTGCCATTCTTATGTAGGCACCTCAGATAAGCACCCAGGTGTTGACATCACCTCAAGCGCCTTTACCAACCTTAGCAACGTAAGTCTAAGTTCCAGGCCATTGTTATTttcaaattgtttggttcataagATATTAATCTAATCTGCATCCTACTCTATTCTGATTTTGTTTGTTTGTTTCAATTTCACAGGCCTGCCCCTGCCCCTTCTCCCGCCCCCGCGCCTGCTCCCGCCCCCGCTCCCGCTCCCGCTCCCGCTCCCGCTCCCGCTCCCGCTCCTGCTCCTGCTCCTGCTCCTACTCCTACTCCTGCTCCTGTTTCATCAGCTACTGCTGTGTCTGTaccttctcttttatttttccttccaTGAGATCACTCccattttgttattttgtatgGTTTTGCTTTCTGAACTTCTAAAATTATTTGTTATATCAGGTCAGAGACTGATGTTTATGGTCAAGCAGCATCTAATCTGGTTGCGGGAAGTAACTTGGAGGGAGCAATCCAGCAAATTCTCGATATGGGTGGAGGGACTTGGGATAGAGATATTGTTGTTCGGGCTCTCCGTGCTGCTTACAACAATCCTGAGAGAGCTGTTGAATACTTGTATTCTGTGAGTACATTTTCTTTATAGCTGTCTTTTAGTTTATAAAGTTCTGAGAAAGAAtcatatctttaaattttttttaagattATATTAGGGATGAAATGCTCTCACGCTTCCTCCTACTCCCTGGAGtttgcttttttatttttatttttttttccagtCAAGAGGTACCGTGTTAAGCAATTGCCAGGCTGAATATTGTGCTGGATATTTGGATATTCATCTTAACATCATAACAGATGGCTGAAACCTGGTGCTTTATTAGAAATGCTATTATGATGCAGAAGGTTTATATTAATAGTTTATCATTACTAGTTAATTTTATGGCCTGTATTGGATGTTGTATCGTCTAATACCTGCTCTGTTCTGGTATATTATTTgcattttttttataagcaatttCGATTTCTATGCAACAAAATTTCCATTATTCTTGAAATTATTGATTGGTTAGTAATTATTAACAAAGTAATTTTTTCTGTTGCTCATGCAGCTGTTTTCTTTTTGCCTTTCCTAATTGGTCCATTACTTTTGCATGGCTGTCcaatatattaatttttcttggtTTCTATGTTTTTTCAACCTACTGTATTTTTATGCTTTCTCAGGATgtgtaatttttctttctttaataatTGCATTGTCAGGGTATTCCAGAGCAAGCTGAAGTTCCACCTGTGACTCCTGCCCCTGTGAGTGGTCAAGTTACAAATCCTCCAGTGCAACCTCAGCAACCTGTGCAGCCTTCACCTATTCCTTCCTCTGGACCCAATGCTAATCCTCTAGATCTTTTTCCACAGGTAGTTGATATGCATTATACAGATCAATCAAATATATTGTCTCAATTAAAGCTGCTGCTTCTTCCCCCTTATATTTCTTTAATCTTGTTCTTTTTGGTTGGCTTTTAGGGCGTTGCAAACATGGGTTCAGGTGCTGCAGGTGCAGGAACTCTTGATTTTTTACGGAACAGTCAACAGGTATCataccttttttttattttttttgggtgATTGATTCACACCTAAGGATACTGAAACCTTATATCGTGTTCATTTTAGTTCCAAGCGTTGAGAGCTATGGTGCAGGCTAACCCACAGATATTGCAGGTTAATAAACCCTCACTTCCTCAACCACCCAAGTCTTTATTTTTCTCATTTGATAAGAGGTCTTAGTTATAATTTTTGTTTGCAGCCTATGCTTCAAGAGTTGGGGAAACAAAATCCTCATCTAATGAGGCTTATTCAAGAGCATCAGGCTGACTTTCTTCGTCTCATCAATGAACCTGTTGAAGGTGGAGAAGGGTAAGATTTAGTTTTGGCTTTTTTAGTTGAACTAATTAAGAATGCATGTCTTGTTCTCATTCGTTAATAATGTGCTGTAGGAACATCTTGGGGCAGCTGCAAGCAGCAATGCCACAGACAGTAACAGTTACACCTGAGGAACGTGAAGCAATAGAACGTGTAAGTTTCTCCTTATCTTTAAAATTAATTCCTTCGTGCATGTAAGCCATATTTAGAATAAGTTACATGGGGGAAGATCAGATTACTTCTCAGCTGTTTGTTGACTTAAATTATGTTGGTTTCTAATTGCTGGGGATGCTTTTGGGCGTGAGGTTGTGGTCCAGAGGTAGAATTGAATTTTATAGTTATTTTTTGTGTTCTAAATTAAGTTCACCTTTTGAGCTTTTTGCATCATAAAAATATGGATGACTATCATATACTATAATCATTATATATTCTTATATTCTTTTCCGTGTATGCTTGTTTTATTCATGATGATTATTGATGGCCTCTCATCCTTCCACACTGATATTCAGCTTGAAGCAATGGGTTTTGATCGGGCACTTGTATTAGAGGTGTTCTTTGCCTGCAACAAGAATGAGGAGCTGGCTGCGAACTACCTTCTAGATCATATGCATGAGTTTGAGGATTAATTTTATTGGAAATAGTCCCAATCCTATGccaggagattttttttttctttttacccTCTATATGCTCCTCAACTTCGTTTTATAACTAAGTTTGGAGTTCTATAATTTGTGAAGTTTCTAGTCCACGAGCTAAATGTAGTATTCCATCCTCCAGTTTCTCCCGTTTTAGGATTTTATTGATACTTTACATGCTTGTCTCGGTAATTAGTTATCATTATGTATACTTACAGAATTGTGGTAATGAAATTGGTTTCCGAAATTTGCTTGACTtgactaaaaaaataaaagtacTTCGTTCTGGGTTTTGGTAATTTAGCTGTAGTGCCTTTGTTATTCATTCCATTCACTGGGAAAAGTACAAGCGTCATGAAATCGACACTGCAGGACACAAATTAATCTCTGTTCCTTGTCAAGGTGAGAGGGATGGCAAGAGGATCAGCATTTAAGACGAGCAACTTATTAGCAATTTTTGCTGTAAgaataaaaaggagaaaaaaaaatataaaggcCATTCTTTCTGTCAAAAATGTAACTCTTTTGTATATATATGTGCGGCTCAGTAACGAAAGTTTTGGGTGTCCCGCACTTACAATACAATCATTAAACACGCAATTAGCGACTATGAGGCTTGCGGCTTTTCTTGAGTGTCGCTGGCTGCGGTGAGGCCCTTTGCGTTGGCGAGCCTTCTAGGAATTTTTTATGAGAAACATTAGACTTCTGCTAGGCCCTGATGTGGTTTGGTTTTGGTCTGATTTTCATTTAAAATCGGTGATTTTGATGTGTAAAAATTTGGGATCTAAATCGGACCATCTAGGGTTGATTTTCGTCTTTGCAGTTCCAGTCCAGGGCAATTTCGATTATGATTCTTATTCTGATTTCAATTCAAGTGGCGGACCAATTAAATTTGGTTTTGATTAGATTTAGTTGTAAACCGATCGAAACTATTTtttaaatacaataaatattattttttacacAAATTATTGTGCATTGTTTTTATTACATGTATATGTAAATGGTGAGAAAAAAATTACGTGTATgtgaatgataaaaaaaattgaagaaataataTTACTAATTATAGAAATTATTGTACACGTATGATTTAATTACAAGGGATAAAAAATTTACATGAATTC encodes:
- the LOC110641561 gene encoding ubiquitin receptor RAD23c isoform X1; this encodes MKILVKTLKGTTFDLEVKPEDTIADVKKNIETTQGADVYAAGQQMLIYQGKVLKDNTTIDENKVAENSFVVIMLTKNKSSAGEASTASTASTTKAPQISTQVLTSPQAPLPTLATPAPAPSPAPAPAPAPAPAPAPAPAPAPAPAPAPAPTPTPAPVSSATAVSETDVYGQAASNLVAGSNLEGAIQQILDMGGGTWDRDIVVRALRAAYNNPERAVEYLYSGIPEQAEVPPVTPAPVSGQVTNPPVQPQQPVQPSPIPSSGPNANPLDLFPQGVANMGSGAAGAGTLDFLRNSQQFQALRAMVQANPQILQPMLQELGKQNPHLMRLIQEHQADFLRLINEPVEGGEGNILGQLQAAMPQTVTVTPEEREAIERLEAMGFDRALVLEVFFACNKNEELAANYLLDHMHEFED
- the LOC110641561 gene encoding ubiquitin receptor RAD23c isoform X2, which codes for MKILVKTLKGTTFDLEVKPEDTIADVKKNIETTQGADVYAAGQQMLIYQGKVLKDNTTIDENKVAENSFVVIMLTKNKSSAGEASTASTASTTKAPQISTQVLTSPQAPLPTLATPAPAPSPAPAPAPAPAPAPAPAPAPAPTPAPVSSATAVSETDVYGQAASNLVAGSNLEGAIQQILDMGGGTWDRDIVVRALRAAYNNPERAVEYLYSGIPEQAEVPPVTPAPVSGQVTNPPVQPQQPVQPSPIPSSGPNANPLDLFPQGVANMGSGAAGAGTLDFLRNSQQFQALRAMVQANPQILQPMLQELGKQNPHLMRLIQEHQADFLRLINEPVEGGEGNILGQLQAAMPQTVTVTPEEREAIERLEAMGFDRALVLEVFFACNKNEELAANYLLDHMHEFED